In Pseudomonas lalkuanensis, the following are encoded in one genomic region:
- a CDS encoding PrkA family serine protein kinase has protein sequence MSIFSHFQQRFEATRQEEYSLQEYLDLCKQDRSVYATAAERMLMAIGDPELLDTSVDPRLSRIFSNKVIRRYPAFADFHGMEECIDQIVSYFRHAAQGLEEKKQILYLLGPVGGGKSSLAEKLKQLMERVPFYAIKGSPVFESPLGLFNADEDGAILEEEYGIPRRYLRTVMSPWATKRLNEMGGDISKFRVVKLYPSILNQVAIAKTEPGDENNQDISALVGKVDIRKLEEFPQNDADAYSYSGALCRSNQGLMEFVEMFKAPIKVLHPLLTATQEGNYNSTEGLGGLPFNGIILAHSNESEWHSFRNNKNNEAFIDRIYIVKVPYCLRVTDEIKIYDKLLVSSSLAHAHCAPDTLRMLAQFSVLSRLKEPENSNIYSKMRVYDGENLKDTDPKAKSIQEYRDAAGVDEGMNGLSTRFAFKILSKVFNFDPHEVAANPVHLLYVLEQQIEQEQFPAEMRERYLRYIKEYLAPRYIEFIGKEIQTAYLESYSEYGQNIFDRYVLYADFWIQDQEYRDPETGEILNRVALNEELEKIEKPAGISNPKDFRNEIVNFVLRARANNNGKNPSWLSYEKLRVVIEKKMFSNTEDLLPVISFNAKGSKEEQQKHNDFVKRMVERGYTEKQVRLLSEWYLRVRKSQ, from the coding sequence ATGAGCATTTTCAGCCACTTCCAACAACGCTTCGAAGCGACTCGCCAGGAGGAATATTCCCTTCAGGAATACCTGGACCTGTGCAAGCAGGACCGCAGCGTCTACGCCACCGCCGCCGAACGCATGCTCATGGCCATCGGTGACCCGGAGCTGCTCGATACCTCGGTCGACCCGAGGCTGTCGCGGATCTTTTCCAACAAGGTGATCCGCCGCTATCCGGCCTTCGCCGACTTCCACGGCATGGAAGAGTGCATCGACCAGATCGTGTCCTACTTCCGCCATGCCGCCCAGGGCCTGGAGGAGAAGAAACAGATCCTCTACCTCCTGGGGCCGGTGGGTGGCGGTAAATCGTCCCTGGCGGAAAAGCTGAAGCAGTTGATGGAACGTGTGCCTTTCTATGCGATCAAGGGATCGCCGGTTTTCGAATCGCCCCTGGGGCTGTTCAACGCCGATGAGGACGGCGCCATCCTCGAGGAGGAGTACGGCATCCCGCGCCGTTACCTGCGAACCGTGATGTCGCCCTGGGCCACCAAGCGCCTTAACGAAATGGGCGGTGACATCAGCAAATTCCGCGTGGTGAAGCTGTATCCGTCGATCCTCAACCAGGTCGCCATCGCCAAGACCGAGCCGGGCGACGAAAACAACCAGGACATCTCCGCGCTGGTAGGCAAGGTGGATATCCGCAAGCTGGAGGAGTTCCCGCAGAACGACGCCGACGCCTACAGCTATTCGGGCGCTCTGTGCCGGTCCAACCAGGGCCTGATGGAGTTCGTCGAGATGTTCAAGGCGCCGATCAAGGTCCTGCACCCGTTGCTGACCGCCACCCAGGAAGGCAACTACAACAGCACCGAGGGCCTGGGCGGACTGCCTTTCAACGGCATCATCCTGGCCCACTCCAACGAATCGGAATGGCACAGCTTCCGTAACAACAAGAATAACGAGGCCTTCATCGACCGGATCTACATCGTCAAGGTGCCCTACTGCCTGCGCGTCACCGACGAAATCAAGATCTACGACAAGCTGCTGGTCAGCAGCTCCCTGGCCCACGCCCACTGCGCCCCGGACACCCTGCGCATGCTGGCGCAGTTCTCCGTGCTGTCCCGCCTGAAGGAGCCGGAGAACTCCAACATCTATTCGAAGATGCGCGTCTACGACGGCGAAAACCTCAAGGACACCGATCCGAAGGCCAAGTCGATCCAGGAATACCGCGACGCGGCCGGGGTGGACGAGGGCATGAACGGCCTGTCGACCCGTTTCGCCTTCAAGATCCTTTCCAAGGTGTTCAACTTCGACCCCCACGAAGTGGCGGCCAACCCGGTGCACCTGCTCTACGTACTGGAGCAGCAGATCGAGCAGGAACAGTTCCCGGCGGAAATGCGCGAGCGCTACCTGCGCTACATCAAGGAATACCTGGCGCCGCGCTACATCGAGTTCATCGGCAAGGAAATCCAGACCGCGTACCTGGAGTCCTACAGCGAGTACGGCCAGAACATCTTCGACCGCTACGTGCTCTACGCGGACTTCTGGATCCAGGACCAGGAATACCGCGACCCGGAAACCGGCGAGATCCTCAACCGTGTGGCCCTGAACGAGGAGCTGGAGAAGATCGAGAAACCGGCCGGCATCAGCAACCCGAAGGACTTCCGCAACGAGATCGTCAACTTCGTGCTGCGCGCCCGGGCCAACAACAACGGCAAGAACCCGAGCTGGCTCAGCTACGAGAAGCTGCGCGTGGTCATCGAGAAGAAGATGTTCTCCAACACCGAGGACCTTCTGCCGGTTATCAGCTTCAATGCCAAGGGCAGCAAGGAGGAGCAGCAGAAACACAACGACTTCGTCAAACGCATGGTCGAGCGCGGCTATACGGAGAAACAGGTACGCCTGCTGTCCGAATGGTACCTGCGGGTACGCAAGTCGCAGTAA
- the glpE gene encoding thiosulfate sulfurtransferase GlpE: MSEFQRIAPEQAQTLREQGAVVVDIRDPQSFALGHISGSHHLDNYSLADFIAKADFDKPLIVACYHGNSSQGAAAYLAHQGFSEVYSLDGGFELWRSVYPGEVAQGNVE; the protein is encoded by the coding sequence ATGAGTGAATTCCAGCGCATCGCCCCCGAACAGGCCCAGACCCTGCGCGAGCAGGGCGCAGTGGTCGTGGACATCCGCGACCCGCAGAGCTTTGCCCTCGGCCACATCAGCGGCTCGCACCACCTGGACAACTACTCCCTGGCCGACTTCATCGCCAAAGCCGACTTCGACAAGCCGCTGATCGTCGCCTGCTACCACGGCAACTCCAGCCAGGGCGCAGCCGCCTATCTCGCGCATCAGGGCTTCTCCGAGGTCTATAGCCTCGACGGCGGCTTCGAACTGTGGCGCAGCGTCTATCCCGGGGAAGTCGCCCAGGGCAACGTCGAGTAA
- a CDS encoding symmetrical bis(5'-nucleosyl)-tetraphosphatase, whose product MTAYAVGDLQGCLDQLKCLLEQVRFDPAKDELWLVGDLVNRGPKSLETLRFLYSIRESVVCVLGNHDLHLLAAANNIERLRKADTLREILDAPDRAELLDWLRRQKLLHYDEQRDIALVHAGIPPQWSLKKALKRAAEVEEALQDDARLPLFLDGMYGNEPAKWDGDLHGVTRLRVITNYFTRMRFCRADGTLDLKSKEGLDTAPPGFAPWFSYPERKTRGQKIIFGHWAALEGNCNEPGLYALDTGCVWGGSLTLLNIDSGERISCSCEENRHE is encoded by the coding sequence ATGACGGCTTATGCGGTGGGCGACCTCCAGGGTTGCCTCGATCAACTGAAGTGCCTGCTGGAACAGGTCCGCTTCGACCCGGCCAAGGACGAACTCTGGCTGGTGGGCGACCTGGTGAACCGGGGCCCCAAGTCCCTGGAGACCCTGCGCTTCCTCTATTCCATCCGCGAATCGGTGGTTTGTGTGCTCGGCAACCACGACCTGCACCTGCTGGCCGCGGCGAACAACATCGAACGACTGCGCAAGGCCGACACCCTGCGCGAGATCCTCGACGCACCGGATCGCGCCGAGCTGCTGGACTGGCTGCGCCGGCAGAAACTGCTGCACTACGACGAGCAGCGGGACATTGCCCTGGTACACGCGGGGATTCCGCCCCAGTGGTCGCTGAAGAAAGCCCTCAAACGCGCCGCCGAAGTCGAGGAAGCCCTGCAGGACGACGCCCGCCTGCCGCTGTTCCTCGATGGCATGTACGGCAACGAGCCGGCCAAGTGGGACGGCGACTTGCACGGCGTCACGCGCCTGCGGGTCATCACCAACTACTTCACCCGCATGCGCTTCTGCCGCGCCGACGGCACCCTGGACCTCAAGTCCAAGGAAGGCCTGGATACCGCGCCCCCCGGTTTCGCCCCCTGGTTCAGCTACCCCGAGCGCAAGACCCGTGGGCAGAAGATCATCTTCGGCCACTGGGCAGCGCTGGAAGGCAATTGCAACGAACCTGGCCTGTACGCCCTCGACACCGGCTGCGTCTGGGGCGGCAGCTTGACCCTACTGAACATCGACAGCGGCGAGCGCATCAGCTGCAGCTGTGAGGAGAACCGCCATGAGTGA
- the apaG gene encoding Co2+/Mg2+ efflux protein ApaG, giving the protein MSDPRYKVDVSVVTRFLPEQSQPDENRFAFAYTVTIQNNGELPAQLLTRHWVITDGDGHVQEVRGAGVVGQQPRIDPGASHTYTSGTVMATRVGSMQGSYQMVADDGKRFDAIITPFRLAVPGSLH; this is encoded by the coding sequence GTGTCCGATCCCCGTTACAAGGTCGACGTCAGCGTCGTCACCCGCTTCCTCCCGGAACAGTCGCAGCCGGACGAGAACCGCTTTGCCTTCGCCTACACCGTGACCATCCAGAACAACGGCGAGCTGCCGGCCCAACTGCTCACCCGCCACTGGGTGATCACCGATGGCGATGGCCATGTGCAGGAAGTCCGCGGGGCCGGCGTGGTCGGGCAGCAACCGCGAATCGATCCGGGCGCCAGCCACACTTACACCAGCGGTACAGTGATGGCCACGCGCGTCGGCAGCATGCAGGGCAGCTACCAGATGGTCGCCGACGACGGCAAACGCTTCGACGCCATCATCACCCCCTTCCGCCTGGCCGTTCCCGGCTCGCTGCACTGA
- the rsmA gene encoding 16S rRNA (adenine(1518)-N(6)/adenine(1519)-N(6))-dimethyltransferase RsmA gives MSEHYQHRARKRFGQNFLHDAGIIHRILRSIHARAGERLLEIGPGQGALTEGLLASGAQLDVIELDLDLIPILKHKFGLLPNFRLNQGDALKFDFRQLDAEPHSLRVVGNLPYNISTPLIFHLLDHADLIRDMHFMLQKEVVERLAAEPGGGDWGRLSIMVQYHCRVEHLFNVGPGAFNPPPKVDSAIVRLVPHEVLPHPAKDPALLERVVREAFNQRRKTLRNTLKGLLDASAIEAAGVDGGLRPEQLDLAAFVRLADQLAASSATP, from the coding sequence ATGTCCGAACACTACCAACACCGTGCGCGAAAGCGTTTCGGCCAGAACTTCCTGCATGACGCTGGCATCATCCACCGCATCCTGCGCAGCATTCACGCCCGCGCGGGCGAGCGCCTGCTGGAGATCGGCCCTGGCCAGGGCGCCCTCACCGAAGGCCTGCTGGCCAGCGGCGCCCAGCTCGACGTCATCGAGCTGGACCTGGACCTGATCCCCATTCTGAAGCACAAGTTCGGCCTGCTGCCGAACTTCCGCCTCAACCAGGGCGATGCGCTGAAGTTCGACTTCCGCCAACTCGACGCCGAACCCCACAGCCTGCGGGTGGTGGGCAACCTGCCGTACAACATCTCCACCCCGCTGATCTTCCATCTGCTGGACCACGCGGACCTGATCCGCGACATGCACTTCATGCTGCAGAAGGAAGTGGTGGAGCGCCTGGCCGCCGAACCCGGCGGCGGCGACTGGGGCCGGCTGTCGATCATGGTTCAGTACCACTGCCGCGTGGAGCACCTGTTCAACGTCGGCCCGGGCGCCTTCAATCCGCCGCCCAAGGTGGATTCGGCCATCGTGCGCCTGGTTCCCCACGAAGTCCTGCCGCACCCGGCCAAGGATCCCGCCCTGCTGGAACGCGTAGTCCGTGAAGCGTTCAACCAACGCCGCAAGACCCTGCGCAATACCCTGAAGGGCCTGCTGGACGCTTCCGCAATCGAAGCCGCGGGCGTCGACGGAGGGCTGCGCCCCGAGCAGCTTGACCTGGCCGCCTTTGTCCGCCTGGCTGATCAACTGGCTGCCTCCAGCGCGACCCCCTAG
- the pdxA gene encoding 4-hydroxythreonine-4-phosphate dehydrogenase PdxA: protein MKPLRFALTPGEPAGIGPDLCLLLSRSAQPHALIAIASRDLLEQRATELGLSIQLIEIDPSRLPEVPAPAGSLYVWNTPLRVAAKPGQLEPENADYVLETLTRAGQGCLDGLFAGMITAPVHKGVINEAGIAFSGHTEFLADLTATRQVVMMLATRGLRVALVTTHLPLKDVAAAITPDRLQRVSRILHADLVNKFGIARPRILVCGLNPHAGEGGHLGREELEVIEPTLDGLRDEGLNLIGPLPADTLFTPKHLQHCDAVLAMYHDQGLPVLKYKGFGAAVNVTLGLPIIRTSVDHGTALDLAGTGRIDCGSLEVALETAYQMAAAQQACQ from the coding sequence ATGAAACCTCTCCGCTTCGCCCTCACCCCAGGTGAACCCGCCGGCATCGGCCCCGACCTTTGTCTGCTGCTCTCCCGCTCCGCCCAGCCCCACGCCCTGATTGCCATCGCCAGCCGCGACCTGCTCGAGCAGCGCGCCACTGAACTGGGCCTGTCGATTCAGCTGATCGAAATTGATCCCTCTCGTTTGCCGGAGGTCCCGGCCCCCGCCGGCAGCCTCTATGTCTGGAACACGCCCCTGCGAGTCGCGGCCAAGCCAGGCCAGCTGGAGCCGGAAAACGCCGACTACGTGCTGGAAACCCTGACCCGCGCCGGCCAGGGCTGCCTCGACGGGCTGTTCGCCGGGATGATCACCGCCCCTGTGCACAAGGGCGTGATCAACGAAGCGGGCATCGCGTTCTCCGGGCACACCGAATTTCTCGCCGATCTGACCGCCACCCGGCAGGTCGTGATGATGCTGGCCACGCGTGGCCTGCGCGTGGCTCTGGTAACCACTCACTTACCGCTCAAGGACGTCGCTGCCGCGATTACGCCCGACCGGCTCCAGCGGGTCAGTCGTATCCTCCATGCGGACCTGGTGAACAAGTTCGGCATCGCCCGACCGCGCATCCTGGTCTGCGGCCTCAACCCCCATGCCGGCGAAGGCGGACACCTGGGCCGGGAAGAACTGGAGGTCATCGAGCCGACGCTCGACGGCCTGCGCGATGAGGGCCTGAACCTGATCGGCCCGCTCCCCGCCGACACCCTGTTCACCCCCAAGCATCTGCAACATTGCGATGCAGTGCTCGCCATGTACCACGATCAGGGCCTGCCGGTGCTCAAGTACAAGGGTTTTGGCGCGGCGGTGAACGTCACCCTGGGTCTGCCGATCATCCGTACCTCGGTGGACCATGGCACCGCCCTGGACCTGGCCGGCACCGGGCGTATCGACTGCGGCAGCCTGGAAGTCGCCCTGGAAACCGCCTACCAGATGGCCGCCGCGCAACAAGCCTGTCAATGA
- a CDS encoding peptidylprolyl isomerase: protein MKTKLSDRLRPLLLGALLLGGLAHAEVRSIDRVVAIVDNDVIMQSQLDQRLREVQQTIAKRGASLPPEHVLSQQVLERLIIENIQLQIGDRSGIRIADEELNQAIEAIAQRNGMTVDQFRSALARDGLSYDDARDQVRREMVISRVRQRRVAERIQVTDQEVQNFLASDMGKIQLSEEFRLANILIPVPEGSSPSTIQAAERQAQELYQQLQQGADFAQLAISRSAGETALEGGEIGWRKAAQLPPPFDAMIGALQPGQVTEPVRTPGGFIILKLMDKRGGDTLVRDEVHVRHILLKPSEIRSEAETKRLAERLYERIQSGEDFGELAKSFSEDPGSALNGGDLDWIDPNALVPEFRAVMAKTPAGELSTPFKSPYGWHVLEVLGRRATDSSEKFREQQAINILRNRKYDEELQAWLRQIRDEAYVETKL, encoded by the coding sequence GTGAAGACCAAGCTCTCTGATCGTCTGCGCCCGCTGCTGTTGGGCGCCCTCCTCCTCGGCGGCCTCGCGCACGCCGAGGTTCGCTCCATCGACCGCGTGGTCGCCATTGTCGACAACGATGTGATCATGCAGAGCCAGCTGGACCAGCGCCTGCGTGAAGTGCAGCAGACCATCGCCAAGCGCGGCGCCTCGCTGCCGCCCGAGCATGTGCTGAGCCAGCAGGTGCTGGAACGCCTGATCATCGAGAATATCCAGCTGCAGATCGGCGACCGCTCCGGCATCCGTATCGCCGACGAAGAACTGAACCAGGCCATCGAAGCCATCGCCCAGCGCAATGGCATGACGGTCGACCAGTTCCGCAGCGCCCTTGCCCGTGACGGCCTGTCCTATGACGACGCCCGCGACCAGGTTCGCCGCGAGATGGTGATCAGCCGTGTCCGTCAGCGCCGCGTGGCAGAGCGCATCCAGGTCACCGACCAGGAAGTGCAGAACTTCCTCGCTTCCGACATGGGCAAGATCCAGCTGTCCGAGGAATTCCGCCTGGCCAACATCCTGATCCCGGTACCAGAAGGCTCTTCGCCGAGCACCATCCAGGCTGCCGAGCGCCAGGCCCAGGAGCTGTACCAGCAGCTCCAGCAAGGCGCCGACTTCGCCCAGCTGGCGATTTCCCGCTCCGCTGGCGAAACCGCGCTGGAGGGCGGCGAGATCGGCTGGCGCAAGGCCGCCCAGCTGCCGCCCCCCTTCGACGCCATGATCGGCGCCCTGCAGCCTGGCCAGGTGACCGAACCGGTCCGTACCCCGGGCGGTTTCATCATCCTCAAGCTGATGGACAAGCGCGGTGGCGACACCCTGGTTCGCGACGAAGTGCATGTCCGCCACATCCTGCTCAAGCCCAGCGAAATTCGCAGCGAAGCGGAGACCAAGCGTCTGGCCGAGCGGCTGTACGAACGCATTCAGTCCGGTGAAGACTTCGGCGAGCTGGCCAAGAGCTTCTCCGAGGACCCGGGTTCGGCCCTCAACGGCGGCGACCTGGACTGGATCGACCCCAACGCCCTGGTTCCGGAGTTCCGCGCGGTCATGGCCAAGACCCCTGCCGGCGAGCTTTCCACGCCGTTCAAGAGCCCCTACGGCTGGCACGTCCTGGAAGTGCTGGGCCGCCGCGCTACCGACAGCAGCGAGAAGTTCCGCGAGCAGCAGGCCATCAACATCCTGCGCAACCGCAAGTACGACGAGGAACTGCAGGCCTGGCTGCGCCAGATCCGCGACGAAGCCTACGTCGAAACCAAGCTGTAA